From a single Aspergillus puulaauensis MK2 DNA, chromosome 2, nearly complete sequence genomic region:
- a CDS encoding uncharacterized protein (COG:P;~EggNog:ENOG410PFX2;~InterPro:IPR009716;~TransMembrane:1 (o40-60i);~go_component: GO:0016021 - integral component of membrane [Evidence IEA];~go_function: GO:0005381 - iron ion transmembrane transporter activity [Evidence IEA];~go_process: GO:0034755 - iron ion transmembrane transport [Evidence IEA]), with protein GVEAEARGSFSTTEAAWQNVFEIGSYICTIVFSRPDQFGWPALISTLAVGVAGLLYALFWRMQRDN; from the coding sequence GGcgttgaagctgaagctcgAGGGTCATTTTCGACAACCGAAGCTGCGTGGCAGAACGTGTTCGAAATCGGTTCCTATATTTGCACGATTGTTTTCTCGCGACCTGATCAATTCGGGTGGCCTGCTCTCATTAGTACGCTTGCGGTGGGAGTTGCGGGATTACTATATGCGTTGTTTTGGAGAATGCAGCGAGACAACTGA
- a CDS encoding uncharacterized protein (COG:P;~EggNog:ENOG410PFZ2;~InterPro:IPR004698,IPR003689;~PFAM:PF02535;~TransMembrane:8 (o30-51i63-89o109-133i198-219o225-247i259-279o291-315i327-349o);~go_component: GO:0016020 - membrane [Evidence IEA];~go_component: GO:0016021 - integral component of membrane [Evidence IEA];~go_function: GO:0005385 - zinc ion transmembrane transporter activity [Evidence IEA];~go_function: GO:0046873 - metal ion transmembrane transporter activity [Evidence IEA];~go_process: GO:0030001 - metal ion transport [Evidence IEA];~go_process: GO:0055085 - transmembrane transport [Evidence IEA];~go_process: GO:0071577 - zinc ion transmembrane transport [Evidence IEA]), translating into MDKKPLPAGVESIDTCETGNEYNGRLGLRISSIFVIMAGSMIATIAPILAARFQGKNSTGSAFYSWAIFIAKYFGSGVIIATAFIHLLAPAEEALRNECLTGIITEYPWVEGIILMTIVVIFAVEFSAVRYSLSQQEVRQSMDNNAQGPDGTVDHPSHATQGLPIQDNLSKPCKNISAEIISPVSTLSAEYAAQLTGIFFLEFGIIFHSIFIGLTLAVAGAEFTTLYIVIFFHQTFEGVGLGSRLATVPWPKPKRSTPYILGIAYSVTTPVAIAIGLGVSSTYPPSARTTLIVNGVFDSISAGILIYTGFVELIAREFVFNHEMRTAPLGTVLSAFTFICLGAGLMALLGKWA; encoded by the coding sequence ATGGATAAAAAACCGCTTCCAGCTGGTGTAGAGTCCATTGACACCTGTGAGACCGGAAACGAGTATAATGGCCGTCTGGGGCTCCGCATTTCATCGATCTTTGTTATCATGGCCGGGTCTATGATAGCCACGATTGCCCCAATTTTGGCAGCACGGTTTCAAGGAAAGAATAGCACGGGCTCAGCGTTCTACTCATGGGCGATCTTTATTGCCAAATACTTCGGATCTGGTGTCATCATAGCGACGGCATTTATCCATCTCCTTGCCCCAGCGGAGGAGGCGCTGAGAAATGAATGTCTGACGGGAATAATCACTGAATACCCCTGGGTCGAGGGGATTATCCTTATGACTATAGTGGTCATCTTTGCGGTTGAATTTTCTGCTGTGCGATACTCATTGTCTCAGCAGGAGGTCCGCCAGTCTATGGATAACAACGCACAGGGCCCTGATGGTACTGTCGACCATCCATCCCATGCTACTCAAGGCCTGCCAATACAAGACAACTTGAGCAAACCGTGCAAGAATATCAGTGCCGAAATCATCAGCCCGGTCTCAACCCTCTCAGCCGAATACGCCGCCCAGCTCACagggatcttcttcctcgaattCGGCATTATATTCCACTCAATCTTCATCGGCCTGACCCTTGCAGTAGCCGGAGCCGAATTCACAACCCTATAtatcgtcatcttcttccaccagacCTTCGAAGGCGTCGGTCTCGGCTCTCGTCTCGCCACAGTCCCATGGCCAAAACCCAAGCGTTCGACTCCTTATATCCTGGGTATTGCTTATAGCGTGACCACACCTGTTGCTATTGCAATTGGCCTGGGCGTGTCTAGCACGTACCCGCCCAGCGCGCGGACGACGCTCATTGTGAATGGTGTTTTCGATTCGATCTCTGCTGGGATTCTGATCTATACGGGGTTTGTGGAGTTGATTGCGCGGGAGTTTGTGTTTAACCACGAGATGAGGACGGCGCCGTTGGGGACGGTTTTGTCGGCATTTACGTTTATTTGTCTCGGGGCTGGGCTTATGGCTCTGCTTGGGAAATGGGCTTAG
- a CDS encoding uncharacterized protein (COG:S;~EggNog:ENOG410PKJ9;~InterPro:IPR036890), whose amino-acid sequence MMGSSTARELVKQITRDHGHLPEETLSQMEPHIRREVEYAMLQKDGMIGSSVITLAKNLYNSSARFVFELLQNADDNSYTTAKSTDTDPYVSFSVHDRRVVVECNEDGFTRENLVAICNVGKSSKTGAQGYIGEKGIGFKSVFMVAWKVHIQSRDFSFSFRHRKGDSGMGMISPVWEETAEVLTHPLTRITLFLYDDDTDEMFARQREMMLQQFRELKATFLLFMKNLRKIEVRIYDRSEEVSYTAFTIQGQQGSRVTLKQEITQDGNLQRHEQYYHTTRLTAHNIPRSENREYTDAEIATGAYARTDITLAFPLTHDSVPIIEPQEVFAFLPIRNMGLPFLIQADFVTDASRQDIVRSSARNIKLLPEIARAFLQAVNCLCTQPNLAYRWMRYLPDIGWNAQDSFWKELPSQLYWQLQKSNVMWTRSRSGMRSVRDMRLLRIKMRDKLGRPLFPDLEPEQYLSPFYARDDLDLLKSYGLQMMSGWEFVDRLEQDINSGVSSTMRHRETDDDWHTRVAVFLISLSSLKDPEAWARIRKINLIPLMGGRWVSAASTQFQPVYFTHVQGYALPTDGTFSLVERSAEQNVRRKRLFLLLGVEEASLQDARRQIVENNTFKFPGLENSRIHLRFLYLTAHLNSDNERQLTSMGWRLADKGSISKFWSEGTWYFPDEGPYSPQQLLDGYDRKPSILHPHYLRDCPEKPEEETRSWRTWLSAIFTIRDVIPLTFLSFVFRASGNRYLSTECGYIARSCPRKFLPFLLRSWKTEGADIESDPHLVEVLLKIEVLCENGRLYPLGKTYVRTAQTEHANAFLRDGEFFPWLKLDSADEAGVPDISILTTALGFGYPKSDLEFYLTILEFVADANKDKTNVVDIPRIFDLYTRIQTRYHESVTPEMSGEMIRSAFQASPLIYIPEYAFDRAIWIRPHECFWEAPPYMQTLYPLKSRIHAFTKEKSLSGLFRGALKISNTQADSFISELDWAQRSDVINYLLANGLYQQLNRRRSKMNSDTVTKIRAQFEDLRLIYYESGGDKRWYRPSECLWSTVTDIKGMVALNDAYPGLAEFFTEFIGVRTLTPQMVHDKLIEEGNARCSPQQIKQTIWLLNSYMQSESNTPDPKAILQARVFPVRYPNGKIELYSSAVDFAIADRKHLLDLFSGRARFLDFDVNEVARLEPFLQWTGLDKRYISASVKEISMLRGDSHRDLTSPERNIARKAYGLLRLSVHFRSPRVRNGEQSFYETLKNIDVRETDGISSELHFNQDGKDIMVEVSKSELHLRESEQGLLVYVPRDRETQFLCFLDRIPLALMEWIMADPLTGIREPFGDKTLNVLSMVLQAEPKYVGVTLDRAGIMSVETPDDTPAEVARTVEDTAERNNRGRDLFDAGVTSAVSNELSPSAQSVASTPDDSMSARFTRPSTPSPVPSRPQFTPQGTPSITEIVSPGRVIPHQSVDAAYPTLLRNVVDVARSSSFPSRGSFDMTALASSLDPYNKPFQLRGLEKTYRDTLIGAAGELFVFEILSHLSPPLPGFSRNNWQSTIRKYVKLHEDYADLDPWNGRETADITYTDTESALTLLLIANGYLDDTWTGARPHYFLEVKSTTSTCETPFYMSRHQYERMQIMRNVAPDPEDRANVYVIFRPYHLGLDSARMKIYVNPGLMEQSGELVFTAGAWSVVPGLAV is encoded by the exons ATGATGGGATCATCTACAGCCCGTGAGCTCGTCAAGCAGATCACGcgagaccatggccatcTCCCAGAGGAAACCCTCAGCCAGATGGAGCCGCACATCCGACGTGAAGTCGAGTACGCCATGCTGCAGAAAGATGGAATGATAGGGTCTTCGGTAATCAC TCTCGCAAAGAATCTGTATAACAGCAGCGCCCGCTTTGTGTTTGAACTGTTACAGAACGCCGACGATAACTCTTATACCACTGCGAAATCAACTGATACTGACCCCTATGTTTCCTTCTCTGTCCACGATCGGCGAGTAGTTGTTGAATGCAACGAAGACGGTTTCACGCGTGAAAACCTGGTGGCGATTTGCAACGTTGGCAAAAGCTCCAAGACGGGTGCCCAGGGATATATTGGTGAGAAGGGAATCGGTTTTAAATCGGTGTTCATGGTGGCATGGAAAGTCCACATTCAGTCGCGcgacttttctttctcgtttCGGCACAGAAAAGGGGATTCTGGAATGGGGATGATTTCGCCTGTATGGGAAGAGACCGCTGAGGTCTTGACCCACCCTCTTACGCGCATTACACTCTTTCTCTATGACGATGACACGGATGAGATGTTTGCTAGACAGCGGGAGATGATGCTTCAGCAGTTTCGAGAGCTTAAGGCGACCTTTCTTCTGTTTATGAAGAATCTCCGGAAAATCGAGGTCAGGATCTACGACCGGTCTGAGGAGGTTTCCTATACAGCCTTCACCATACAAGGCCAGCAGGGGTCTAGAGTTACATTGAAGCAGGAAATAACGCAAGACGGGAATCTACAGAGGCACGAGCAATACTACCATACAACAAGGCTCACGGCCCACAATATACCGAGAAGCGAGAACAGAGAATACACAGATGCAGAAATCGCAACAGGGGCGTATGCCCGCACAGATATCACTCTGGCGTTCCCTTTGACGCACGATTCAGTTCCTATCATCGAGCCACAGGAAGTATTTGCCTTTCTGCCAATACGGAACATGGGCTTACCG TTCCTTATTCAAGCCGACTTCGTGACGGATGCGAGTCGACAGGATATTGTGAGGTCGTCCGCTCGAAATATcaaacttcttccagaaaTTGCCCGGGCTTTCTTGCAGGCTGTCAATTGCCTTTGCACCCAGCCCAACCTGGCTTACCGGTGGATGAGGTACCTGCCTGATATTGGGTGGAATGCCCAGGATAGCTTTTGGAAGGAACTTCCATCCCAGCTATACTGGCAGCTCCAGAAGTCTAACGTCATGTGGACTCGGAGTCGTTCCGGGATGCGCAGTGTGCGAGATATGCGCTTACTTCGCATTAAGATGCGCGATAAGTTGGGAAGGCCATTGTTTCCTGACTTGGAACCTGAACAGTATCTGTCACCTTTCTATGCACGAGATGACTTGGATCTTTTGAAGAGCTATGGGCTACAGATGATGAGCGGATGGGAATTCGTCGACCGACTTGAGCAGGATATAAACAGTGGTGTTTCGTCAACCATGCGACATCGTGAGACCGACGACGACTGGCATACCCGTGTGGCAGTGTTTTTGATTAGTTTGTCGAGCCTCAAGGACCCAGAGGCATGGGCGAGAATAAGGAagatcaacctcatcccatTGATGGGAGGACGTTGGGTGTCTGCGGCGTCCACGCAATTCCAGCCCGTATATTTCACCCACGTGCAGGGATATGCCCTTCCAACAGACGGGACATTCAGCTTGGTGGAACGCAGCGCAGAGCAAAACGTTCGTCGGAAAAGgctctttttgcttcttggggttgaggaggcatCTCTGCAAGATGCCCGTCGCCAAATTGTCGAGAATAACACGTTCAAATTTCCTGGGCTTGAAAACTCGCGAATCCATTTGCGGTTTCTCTACCTTACTGCACATTTGAATTCCGACAATGAGCGCCAATTAACCTCCATGGGATGGAGGCTCGCGGACAAAGGATCCATATCCAAATTCTGGTCAGAGGGGACGTGGTATTTTCCAGATGAGGGCCCGTATAGCCCGCAACAGCTCCTTGATGGATATGACCGTAAACCCTCGATTCTGCATCCACACTATCTGCGCGACTGTCCAGAAAAGCCAGAAGAGGAAACTCGCTCGTGGAGGACGTGGCTAAGCGCAATATTCACCATCCGCGACGTGATACCGCTCACTTTCTTGTCGTTCGTCTTCAGGGCGTCGGGCAACCGATATTTAAGCACTGAGTGTGGGTATATAGCCAGATCGTGTCCACGTAAATTCTTGCCATTCCTCCTAAGGTCGTGGAAGACTGAGGGGGCAGACATCGAAAGCGATCCCCATCTTGTCGAGGTGTTGCTGAAGATCGAAGTTTTGTGCGAGAACGGTAGGTTGTATCCCCTGGGTAAAACATACGTGCGCACTGCCCAGACGGAACATGCCAATGCATTTCTTCGCGATGGGGAATTCTTTCCATGGCTCAAGCTTGATTCAGCAGACGAGGCAGGCGTTCCTGACATAAGTATCCTGACTACGGCATTAGGGTTTGGATACCCTAAGTCGGACCTCGAATTCTACCTCACAATTCTGGAATTCGTTGCCGATGCAAATAAAGATAAGACGAACGTGGTGGATATTCCTCGTATATTCGATCTCTACACTCGAATTCAAACCAGGTACCATGAGTCTGTAACCCCAGAGATGTCGGGAGAAATGATCAG ATCAGCCTTCCAGGCAAGCCCATTGATTTACATTCCAGAATATGCTTTTGACCGTGCTATCTGGATCCGTCCTCATGAATGCTTCTGGGAAGCCCCCCCATATATGCAGACCCTCTACCCATTGAAGTCACGGATCCATGCGTTCACGAAGGAAAAATCCCTGAGTGGTCTATTCCGTGGTGCTCTTAAGATATCGAATACCCAGGCTGATAGCTTTATATCGGAGCTGGACTGGGCGCAGCGTTCTGACGTTATCAACTATCTCCTGGCGAACGGTCTCTACCAACAGCTTAACAGGAGACGGTCGAAGATGAACAGCGACACTGTGACAAAGATACG AGCGCAATTCGAGGATCTGCGACTCATATACTATGAGTCTGGTGGTGACAAGAGGTGGTACAGACCCTCTGAATGTCTATGGTCAACTGTAACAGACATCAAAGGAATGGTCGCACTGAACGACGCATATCCAGGCCTCGCTGAGTTTTTCACCGAGTTCATCGGTGTCCGGACTTTGACTCCGCAGATGGTTCATGATAAACTTATCGAAGAAGGAAACGCCCGATGCTCACCCCAACAAATAAAGCAGACAATCTGGCTACTCAATTCATATATGCAGAGCGAGAGCAACACCCCGGATCCAAAGGCAATTTTACAGGCCAGGGTATTCCCAGTGAGATATCCCAATGGCAAGATCGAATTGTACAGCTCTGCCGTGGACTTCGCTATAGCAGACCGCAAACACCTGTTAGATTTGTTTTCTGGCAGGGCGAGATTCCTAGACTTTGATGTCAATGAGGTGGCACGCTTGGAACCATTTCTTCagtggactggactggataAGCGATATATATCAGCTTCTGTCAAGGAAATATCTATGCTGCGCGGCGACTCACACAGGGATCTGACTTCACCGGAGCGGAATATAGCGCGAAAGGCATATGGGTTACTTCG GCTCAGTGTTCATTTCAGAAGTCCACGAGTCAGAAATGGCGAACAATCGTTCTATGAAACACTGAAGAACATCGACGTCCGCGAAACGGATGGGATTAGTTCCGAGTTGCATTTCAACCAAGATGGAAAGGATATCATGGTTGAAGTCAGCAAGAGCGAGCTCCATTTACGGGAGTCAGAGCAGGGGCTTTTAGTCTACGTTCCTCGTGATAGAGAGACACAATTCCTATGCTTCCTTGACAGAATACCACTTGCACTTATGGAATGGATCATGGCTGATCCCTTGACTGGAATACGTGAGCCGTTCGGTGACAAGACTTTAAATGTTCTTTCGATGGTGCTGCAGGCAGAGCCGAAGTATGTCGGTGTGACTCTTGACCGGGCTGGTATTATGTCGGTTGAGACGCCAGATGATACACCGGCCGAGGTCGCCCGTACTGTGGAAGATACTGCAGAACGGAATAATAGAGGACGTGACTTGTTCGATGCTGGTGTCACTTCAGCAGTATCCAATGAGTTATCTCCCAGTGCACAGTCCGTCGCATCAACCCCTGATGATTCTATGTCTGCTCGTTTTACAAGaccttcaactccttcacCAGTACCCAGCAGACCACAATTCACCCCACAAGGAACACCTAGTATAACTGAGATTGTATCTCCAGGCCGTGTGATACCGCACCAGTCAGTCGATGCGGCCTACCCCACTCTCCTTCGCAACGTTGTGGATGTGGCCAGATCCTCTTCATTCCCGAGCAGGGGCTCTTTCGACATGACAGCCCTAGCCAGCTCTCTCGACCCATACAATAAACCTTTCCAGCTTCGCGGGCTTGAAAAGACCTACCGGGATACGCTCATCGGAGCAGCTGGGGAGCTATTC GTCTTCGAGATATTATCCCATCTAAGCCCGCCACTGCCCGGTTTCTCGCGAAATAATTGGCAAAGCACGATTCGGAAATACGTCAAGCTCCATGAGGACTACGCCGATCTCGACCCTTGGAACGGCCGGGAGACGGCTGATATCACCTACACTGATACTGAAAGCGCACTGACCTTGTTACTCATCGCTAATGGATACTTGGATGATACGTGGACAGGAGCAAGACCACACTATTTCCTAGAGGTCAAGTCTACAACATCCACCTGCGAGACACCGTTTTATATGAGCAGGCATCAGTATGAACGT ATGCAAATTATGCGAAATGTGGCTCCTGACCCTGAAGATCGAGCGAATGTGTACGTGATATTCAGGCCGTACCATCTCGGGCTCGATTCAGCACGAATGAAGATATATGTTAATCCCGGGCTGATGGAGCAGAGTGGAGAGCTGGTGTTTACTGCTGGGGCATGGTCTGTTGTTCCAGGGTTGGCAGTTTAG
- a CDS encoding uncharacterized protein (COG:S;~EggNog:ENOG410PV9X;~InterPro:IPR011009,IPR002575;~PFAM:PF01636) produces MMWKPVGVPFQNAQPLPTLPTTEEIRACTNVLWETMATKVVAVSDDIVVKYGGCINTWEGEALVYLERHVPEVPAPRLYAMYPDSKQLFLIMQRVPGVQLDSIWPSLAPSEKDDIIGQLQRIFNTMRGVECPWPDFFGGLDGEGVHHYLFYSQHGDQTFLGPFSGEPAFVAGLVGNYRALVERNNHPDYKARFYERYLARVLQGHRPTLTHGDVQQKNIMVAENTSRLNNQDGRSFDVVLIDWENAGWFPDFWEFFCASDPWIFQWDEDWSWRVQDFIQVWPAEMAIMQLIDKDLGW; encoded by the coding sequence ATGATGTGGAAACCAGTGGGTGTCCCCTTCCAGAACGCCCAGCCTCTGCCTACTCTACCCACAACAGAAGAAATCCGCGCCTGCACCAACGTCCTATGGGAGACGATGGCGACCAAAGTCGTGGCAGTGAGCGACGACATTGTCGTCAAATACGGAGGCTGTATAAACACCTGGGAAGGCGAGGCACTGGTCTACCTCGAACGACACGTCCCAGAAGTTCCAGCCCCGCGACTATACGCGATGTACCCTGACTCCAAACAACTCTTCCTAATCATGCAACGTGTTCCCGGGGTGCAGTTAGACTCTATTTGGCCGTCACTGGCGCCCTCAGAGAAAGACGACATTATCGGCCAACTGCAACGAATATTCAACACAATGCGAGGGGTTGAGTGTCCGTGGCCTGACTTTTTCGGAGGCCTGGACGGGGAAGGCGTGCACCACTATCTATTTTACAGCCAGCATGGCGATCAGACATTTCTAGGGCCTTTCTCTGGCGAACCTGCCTTTGTGGCGGGCCTTGTGGGGAATTATAGAGCCTTGGTGGAACGCAATAACCACCCAGACTACAAGGCTCGCTTTTACGAACGATATCTCGCTCGCGTCCTTCAGGGTCACCGGCCTACATTGACACATGGGGATGTGCAGCAGAAGAACATAATGGTGGCAGAGAATACAAGTCGCTTAAACAATCAAGATGGGCGGTCATTTGACGTCGTGCTGATTGATTGGGAGAACGCTGGGTGGTTTCCTGACTTCTGGGAATTCTTTTGTGCATCGGACCCCTGGATTTTTCAGTGGGACGAAGACTGGTCCTGGCGAGTCCAGGACTTTATTCAAGTATGGCCTGCCGAGATGGCCATAATGCAACTGATTGACAAGGATTTGGGCTGGTAA